Within the Sarcophilus harrisii chromosome 2, mSarHar1.11, whole genome shotgun sequence genome, the region gaaataatttttacagccagtatttctgataaaggccttctttctaaagtatatagaaaatggagccaaatttataagactacaagtcattccctaaaggatacaaacagacaattttctaaatcactgttgatgagagatgcacattaagacaactctgaggtatcatttgACACCTCTGATTGGCTAAGGtgataggaaatgataatgataaatgttggagggaatgtaggataCTGGGATACTTAatgaattgttgatggagttgtgaactgattcaactgttctggagagcaatttggaaatatacccaaagggctgtcaaactgcataccctttgatccagctgtgtcaCTAGTAGGTTTGTATctcagaaatcataaaaaagaaaaaggacctatatgtgtaAAAAAtggttgtagcagctctttttgtggaggcaaagaactggaaattgagtggatgcttattagttggggaatggctaattaaattatggcatatgaaagtaagaaataatgaacaggctcATTTTAGAatagcttggaaagatttacaaagtattacTGAAATATCTccaatgacttttaaaatattagttcCCAGGCAGTTTACAGAAtatttcagtttaattcaatatttacaatcttttgcttttaaagcCTCTCCCTGAGTTGGGGAAGAagtggttattttttctttaactcatTCTTACTTCTTCAGGCCATTTCTTAGGGAATTGGAAGTTGGTCAGTTAGTCAATATCTTTGAAGAGTATTTTGTGTGTAGTGCAGGACTTTTTAACCTTCTTGTGTGTCATAGACCCCTTCTcaatattatagtttttattttttaaatcatgtataactaaaggaaatgataaaatttacttttttttccctgtctaAGTTCATAGACCCCCCTGATGTCTATCATTAGACTTTCTGGGATTCTGTGGGATCCCAGGTTGACACCAAGTATAGTAAATTTTTTGCAGCACTTGAATCTGCAGAAAAGGGGTAATGAAATTAAATTGTTGAATGTACTGAGATACATGCTTTACACTTCATTCCtaagtgaaaaataattttcattgaaaGGAACCATAGTTTTTTGCATTCCCTTTTGGCCAGGTCTCGTTGACTTTTATTTCAGGAAATATCAACTTTTATTTCAGGAAAACCAGTGCAGCCTGTCAAGCGGGAGCTCTTGCGACACAGAGACTACAAGGTTGACTTGGAGTCTAAGCTGGGAAAGACTATTGTTATCACCAAGACCACCCCACAATCTGAAATGGGAGGGTGAGTAGCCTCTTACTTCACCACAAAGGACAGGATTTATGAGTGATCAGTAGTAACTGTTAGTAGGGTAATTTCAGTTTGGTTTTGGGGAGAGTTTCTATAATAAACAACTTATTGATAGATTGTTATGGATTGGTTGACCTTCCACTAAGTTGAAGAATGTTGGAATTGATTTTTTTGCACTGATGGGTCTGGAAATGTGAtgttaataagaaaaatatttggggaaTATCTCCAGGGTTTGGAGTTGTGGGACCTTAGGGTTATGATTGATATTAACTCCTTAGATCTTGAGGATTCAGGCCTCCTAGCAGCTCTGGAGCTTTGTCACATTAATAAGGATCTTCTCCTTAATTCATGGCTGCAATATAAAGGAGATAAGGACTGACCAATACTTCTTAAGgatttcctgaccccaggcctgtTACCATGCTTCTTCCCTGGGACGTGCTAAGATTTTTGTAGGAACTGGCCATAGATAGCAACTATACCCTCCTGTCTATGTAGGAACTTCTCTCTTAGCATTTTTTCCTGATGATCTTGGGAtatccaagaaataaaaaagttaggGACTGTTGACCTAAAGTTTTCAGTTAGGTAAAGGACAAAGACATGTTTTCATTTCAGAAAGCTCAAATAATATTTCCTTGTTTGTGTAGGTATTACTGTAATGTCTGTGACTGTGTAGTGAAAGACTCCATCAACTTCTTGGATCACATCAATGGCAAGAAACGTAAGGAATGAGGAAATTGGGAATGGGTTTTGGGGATCCCCACAGCTCTTGCTGGAGGCTCAGAGTAGATGCTTTTCTTGCCTTTGCACAGGGAGTTCCTTTCTCCTCATCAGTAGATGTTTATGGAGCTCATGAGGTACATCATACTCTTTTGTTCTACAATACAATTAGCATATCTTCCCAGCCATTCAGTTTCATTGCCCAAATATAGACACTTCCATCTTGTTTTTTGAAGTTGCTAGATGCAAGAACAGAAGAGGTCCCTGAAGCTGCCTTCAGCAAAATTTCCTCTCGTTTCCTGAAACCATATTGGTTGTGGAGAAATAAATTCGAAAGGGTTTATTGAGGCATCATGCTAATGTGGCAGCAGTACTTAATTTGGAGACAgtagatttgagtttaaatcctagctTTGCTACTTAGCTAGCTGAATGACAGTGGacaaaaaacttcatttttctggacctcattttccttatttgtaaaatgagagagtttggCTAAACGTTCCCTAACATCTCTTCCTGTTTTAAGTCTATACTCTTAAGGTCCTAATTTGGGGGCATGGAAGTAAGTGTAGGggagagaaggggtggggggggatatgaaggaaactagggaagtAAGTAGCTAGAGGGAAAAATAATTGTTACATACTTTGCCTCCTCAGATCAGCGGAACCTGGGCATGTCAATGCGTGTGGAACGGTCCACTTTGGACCAGGTGAAGAAACGCTTTGAAGTGAATaagaagaagatggaagaaaaacaaaaggactaTGACTTTGAGGAGAGGATGAAAGAACTCAGAGAGGAGGTAAGGTTGAAGTCAAACTGAGACTTTCATAAAATGCAACTTTTATAACCACTGAGAAGCAATCTTCTGTCAACGCCATGTAAAATGGATATCTCCTAATGAATatatccttcccctccctccagaTTGCCTTTTATGATTTCTAAACCCAAAAATGAGGAATGAAATCAATAGGTCCAGGCTACAACATGTAAAGCTCAGTTCTCGTACCATCTTCCTAACTTGCTTATGTTTCACAGGGAAAACACTAGTCCTTTAGCAAtgaaccctttgatccag harbors:
- the ZMAT2 gene encoding zinc finger matrin-type protein 2, giving the protein MASGSGTKNLDFRRKWDKDEYEKLAEKRLNEEREKKDGKPVQPVKRELLRHRDYKVDLESKLGKTIVITKTTPQSEMGGYYCNVCDCVVKDSINFLDHINGKKHQRNLGMSMRVERSTLDQVKKRFEVNKKKMEEKQKDYDFEERMKELREEEEKAKAYKKEKQKEKKRRAEEDLTFEEDDEMAAVMGFSGFGSTKKSY